A window of the Cystobacter fuscus genome harbors these coding sequences:
- a CDS encoding type IV pilus modification PilV family protein, whose translation MDLTSRRRVRSRRSTPRGVSLIEAMIAAVVLLIGLMGVFQGLLVASRQNANANQATRASGIASQVRGALDTLGGNRVVGVPGYTGLLTGADCNPGAEVAALTGGLEKLQPASGESWAVRCIFDLDAYERAAGARRLLPSYTEADFGRFRRVLVMIDKPDEATGVPIHQVIIVVSWMEVTQRRYVRQYVSFYDSGPFANEINVEI comes from the coding sequence GTGGACCTCACCTCCCGCCGCCGTGTCCGCAGCCGTCGCTCCACTCCGAGGGGTGTGTCTCTCATCGAGGCGATGATCGCCGCGGTGGTGCTGCTCATCGGGCTGATGGGCGTCTTCCAGGGGCTGCTCGTGGCCAGCCGGCAGAACGCCAACGCCAACCAGGCGACGCGCGCCTCGGGCATCGCCTCGCAGGTGCGCGGGGCGTTGGACACGCTGGGCGGCAACCGGGTGGTGGGCGTGCCGGGCTACACCGGCCTGCTGACCGGCGCGGACTGCAACCCCGGCGCGGAGGTCGCCGCGCTCACCGGCGGCCTGGAGAAGCTGCAGCCCGCCAGCGGCGAGTCCTGGGCCGTCCGCTGCATCTTCGACCTGGACGCCTACGAGCGCGCGGCGGGCGCCCGTCGGTTGCTCCCCAGCTACACGGAGGCGGACTTCGGCCGCTTCCGGCGCGTGCTGGTGATGATCGACAAGCCGGACGAGGCCACGGGCGTGCCCATCCACCAGGTCATCATCGTGGTCTCGTGGATGGAGGTGACCCAGCGCCGGTACGTCCGCCAGTACGTGAGCTTCTACGACTCCGGTCCCTTCGCGAACGAAATCAACGTCGAGATCTGA
- a CDS encoding pilus assembly FimT family protein → MPYLVSPTKREQRPGGFTLVEVLVVMAIIGVTTGLALVAYEAVGRRGALQSAAFELQGVLSTARTRASSAGHPVWVVFYPAGGRGTLSTGKGAFLVVEDRQSVFARNPRGLFALPFTVDVMGSTGSVSAIYYLDDHGKKVRFGALTPGITDAFGAPFLGLAVQTCSFCAGTDSPSGAMGFYPDGSARFVDGTGRWITTTNQSLAFSSTQGGGQYLFAISGPSGFMATFSSDKT, encoded by the coding sequence ATGCCCTACCTTGTGAGCCCAACGAAGAGGGAACAGCGCCCGGGAGGCTTCACCCTCGTCGAAGTGCTGGTCGTGATGGCCATCATCGGCGTGACGACCGGGCTGGCGCTGGTGGCCTATGAGGCGGTGGGCCGGCGTGGGGCGCTGCAGAGCGCCGCGTTCGAGTTGCAGGGCGTGTTGAGCACGGCGCGCACGCGGGCCTCGTCGGCGGGCCATCCGGTGTGGGTTGTCTTCTATCCGGCGGGGGGGCGCGGCACGCTGAGCACCGGCAAGGGCGCGTTCCTGGTGGTGGAGGATCGCCAGAGCGTCTTCGCGCGCAACCCGCGTGGGCTCTTCGCGCTGCCGTTCACGGTGGACGTCATGGGCAGCACGGGCAGCGTGTCCGCCATCTACTACCTGGATGACCACGGCAAGAAGGTGCGCTTCGGGGCGCTGACGCCCGGGATCACGGATGCGTTCGGCGCGCCCTTCCTGGGGCTCGCGGTGCAGACGTGCAGCTTCTGCGCGGGCACCGACAGTCCGAGCGGCGCCATGGGGTTCTACCCGGATGGGAGCGCGCGCTTCGTGGACGGCACGGGCCGGTGGATCACCACCACCAACCAGTCACTGGCCTTCAGCAGTACGCAGGGCGGGGGCCAGTACCTGTTCGCCATCTCGGGACCCTCTGGGTTCATGGCCACCTTTTCATCGGACAAAACCTAG
- a CDS encoding Tox-REase-5 domain-containing protein — MNDALRRGDGLPLSELGLGRDPLSAALDGAQDAVGEMAVALAQSILHPIRTLEDLTQLPGTVASLIASSPEYFAHYGAMSREDQIREAARLSTHILMMLGGAKASLGRMSGLGAELPVLSLSARGELVLGGAVVAGGTVTSTAGMDLGALSILHMAGKGPGRTSGTSGKAGKSSQTASAKGPGKWTYKKPTTESKQALDYQEQVTGRPAWYVYMIGEVEFDGFNGKELLEAKGTSYKKFLTKDGTAQPWFEAGKGFKGLMEQARKQSRLASRLKLPLVWYVAEAEFANFLREVFESDGLDNITVRHTPPAR, encoded by the coding sequence GTGAACGACGCACTGCGGCGTGGGGATGGCCTGCCCCTGAGCGAGTTGGGCCTGGGGAGAGACCCGCTCAGTGCCGCGCTCGACGGGGCCCAGGATGCCGTGGGGGAGATGGCGGTGGCGCTCGCCCAGTCCATCCTGCACCCCATCCGTACCTTGGAGGACCTGACGCAACTGCCTGGCACGGTGGCGAGCCTCATTGCCTCGTCGCCGGAATACTTCGCGCACTACGGCGCCATGTCCCGGGAGGACCAGATCCGCGAGGCGGCGCGCCTGTCCACGCACATCCTCATGATGCTCGGGGGCGCGAAGGCCTCCCTGGGGCGCATGAGCGGACTGGGGGCGGAGCTGCCGGTGCTGTCGCTCTCGGCTCGGGGCGAACTGGTGCTGGGCGGCGCCGTGGTGGCGGGAGGGACGGTGACCTCCACCGCGGGAATGGACTTGGGAGCCCTCTCCATCCTCCACATGGCGGGGAAAGGCCCGGGACGCACCAGTGGCACAAGTGGCAAGGCGGGGAAGTCCTCCCAGACGGCTTCGGCGAAGGGGCCCGGCAAGTGGACGTACAAGAAACCCACTACCGAGTCCAAGCAGGCCCTGGATTATCAGGAGCAGGTGACGGGACGACCTGCCTGGTACGTGTACATGATTGGCGAGGTGGAATTCGATGGCTTCAATGGCAAGGAACTGCTTGAGGCCAAGGGCACCAGCTACAAGAAATTCCTCACGAAGGATGGTACAGCCCAACCCTGGTTCGAAGCTGGAAAGGGGTTCAAGGGGCTGATGGAACAAGCCAGGAAGCAGTCGCGGCTTGCCAGTAGGTTGAAACTGCCGTTGGTGTGGTACGTGGCCGAGGCCGAATTCGCGAACTTCCTCCGTGAGGTCTTCGAGAGTGATGGGTTGGACAACATCACCGTCCGCCATACACCGCCAGCGCGGTGA
- a CDS encoding bifunctional 3-(3-hydroxy-phenyl)propionate/3-hydroxycinnamic acid hydroxylase, which produces MMPSVQETDVLISGCGPVGALTANLLGQHGVRTLVLEREFVHHGQPRAITCDDEALRIYQSVGFAEVMDAHMYTCPEVELVGASGELFARLGIQETDFGNGYPALRFFSQPYVERVLRQGVARFPHVELRLGQQVEGYTQDAQGLTVTVRDVRHGTEHTVRARYLLACDGGRSTLRRLAGIDMVGSTYDEGMVAVSLLLPEEPPAVCRMVCDPHRHVFVTRCAGNELRVEYMIREDEKAEDMIRPERIREFISPYVDPDRVTVLRAAPYIFNRRVAARWRDDRMFLLGDAAHLMPPVLGQGLCSGLRDAANLSWKLAAVLHGQADESLLDTYELERRPHAEAMLQASVNMGRLVLTGSRPLAFLRDRVFQAIDRIPRVHRFIRNLEFKPRPLIPRGFILGDSRGHRHAPEGTYFPQPWVEGPGGRVLLDELLGPGFAVLVHPDTQEASVRAAQVLADSLGARCLRFRAPRSSKARLGEVVDSDGALEAWFQQHQVEIAVLRPDRYLFGAVRGTHLAWLASALRRRVHGPLRFVEPLPAPLSGASSSAG; this is translated from the coding sequence ATGATGCCATCGGTACAAGAAACAGACGTGCTCATCTCCGGCTGCGGTCCGGTGGGCGCCCTGACGGCCAACCTCCTGGGACAGCATGGCGTCCGCACGCTCGTGCTCGAGCGCGAGTTCGTCCACCATGGCCAGCCCCGCGCCATCACCTGTGACGACGAGGCCCTGCGCATCTACCAGTCCGTCGGCTTCGCCGAGGTCATGGATGCCCACATGTACACCTGCCCCGAGGTGGAGCTCGTGGGGGCCTCGGGCGAGCTCTTCGCCCGGCTCGGCATCCAGGAGACGGACTTCGGCAACGGCTACCCGGCCCTGCGCTTCTTCAGCCAGCCCTACGTCGAGCGCGTGCTGCGTCAGGGCGTGGCGCGCTTCCCCCACGTGGAATTGCGGCTCGGCCAGCAGGTGGAAGGCTACACCCAGGACGCGCAGGGCCTCACGGTCACCGTCCGGGACGTGCGCCATGGCACCGAGCACACCGTGCGCGCCCGCTACCTCCTCGCGTGTGACGGGGGCCGCAGCACCCTGCGCCGTCTGGCCGGCATCGATATGGTGGGCTCCACCTATGACGAGGGCATGGTGGCCGTCTCCCTCCTGCTGCCCGAGGAGCCCCCGGCCGTGTGCCGCATGGTGTGCGACCCCCACCGCCATGTCTTCGTCACCCGGTGCGCCGGCAACGAGCTGCGCGTGGAGTACATGATTCGCGAGGACGAGAAGGCCGAGGACATGATCCGGCCCGAGCGCATCCGCGAGTTCATCTCTCCGTACGTGGATCCGGATCGCGTCACCGTCCTGCGCGCCGCCCCCTACATCTTCAACCGCCGCGTGGCCGCGCGCTGGCGCGATGACCGGATGTTCCTGCTCGGCGATGCCGCCCACCTCATGCCGCCCGTGCTCGGCCAGGGGTTGTGCTCCGGTCTGCGCGACGCCGCCAACCTCTCCTGGAAGCTCGCCGCCGTCCTCCACGGCCAGGCCGACGAGTCGCTCCTGGACACCTATGAGCTGGAGCGCCGCCCCCACGCCGAGGCCATGCTCCAGGCCAGCGTGAACATGGGCCGGCTCGTGCTCACCGGCAGCCGTCCGCTCGCCTTCCTGCGCGACCGGGTCTTCCAGGCGATCGACCGCATCCCGCGCGTCCATCGCTTCATCCGCAACCTCGAGTTCAAGCCCCGGCCCCTCATCCCCCGGGGCTTCATCCTGGGCGACTCCCGGGGCCATCGGCACGCGCCCGAGGGGACGTACTTTCCCCAGCCCTGGGTGGAGGGCCCCGGCGGCCGGGTGTTGCTCGATGAGCTGCTCGGCCCGGGCTTCGCGGTGCTCGTCCATCCGGACACCCAGGAGGCCTCGGTGCGAGCCGCGCAGGTGCTCGCCGACAGCCTGGGCGCCCGGTGTCTGCGCTTCCGTGCGCCGCGCTCCAGCAAGGCCCGGCTGGGCGAGGTGGTGGACAGTGACGGCGCGCTCGAGGCGTGGTTCCAGCAGCACCAGGTGGAGATCGCCGTGCTGCGCCCCGACCGCTACCTCTTCGGCGCGGTCCGGGGCACGCACCTGGCCTGGTTGGCCTCGGCCCTGCGTCGGCGGGTGCATGGGCCGTTGCGTTTCGTGGAGCCCCTGCCCGCGCCCCTGTCGGGAGCCAGCTCCTCGGCGGGGTGA
- a CDS encoding M4 family metallopeptidase, translating into MSLAACGSTGNVNEEAVRAGDKDVDIQAALSRFKDVRVVGSEAGVPYAVTGRLGKLSSAGRLDVAGVKDELREEMARLAPIFRVDGGDLVLQRSRVDERGHQHLRFQQTLRGLRVVGGELVVHVDETGNLYALNGTVRPGETAASKASVAPEAALEAAVAGSSALGAAAQGPAKLVYVLPEHAQEPRLAYEVRVTGARAGMPADDLVYVDARRGVILLVNPRVHSALNRKVHSANNGTSTPGTLKRSEGQAAVGDAHVDTNYDMLGTTYNCYKTLFNRDSYDNAGATLISTVHYDTEYVNAYWDGTQMVYGDGDGVNSIELGLDLDVTVHELTHAVTDSESDLVYSGESGGLNESMSDIFSGVCESWSRGWSVDADVFKVGEDIWTPGTADDALRYMDDPFLDGDSLDFYGDYSPGVDVHYSSGISNLVFALLSKGGTHPRGKTTQNVTAIGPEKAGRIFYKANTDLFTSSTTFEQAKTYTVQAAEALFGVGSAEAAAVSAAWLAVGVPPPPPVTTPLTNGVPVSGLSGSTGNKKYYTLEVPAGLPNVVFDLSGGSGDADLYVKQGSVPTTGSYDCRSFKIGNTENCTFSSPAAGTWYVLIYAYTSYSGASLKATHEAGGPVSVSVSGSPSQGQRIFHGPYSVVAGTTFKVVMSGTGDPDLYVRFGSEPTTTSYNCRPYYSNAYERCELVVPAGETRAYIMVDGFTAATYNLAINYTRP; encoded by the coding sequence ATGAGCCTGGCGGCTTGTGGTTCGACGGGGAACGTGAACGAGGAGGCGGTGCGCGCGGGCGACAAGGATGTGGACATCCAGGCCGCGTTGTCTCGCTTCAAGGACGTGCGCGTGGTGGGCAGTGAGGCGGGTGTTCCCTATGCCGTGACCGGACGTCTGGGGAAGCTGTCGTCCGCGGGACGTCTGGACGTGGCGGGCGTGAAGGATGAGCTGCGCGAGGAGATGGCGCGGCTTGCCCCCATCTTTCGCGTGGACGGAGGGGACCTGGTGCTTCAGCGCTCCCGGGTGGACGAGCGGGGTCACCAACACCTGCGCTTCCAGCAGACCCTGAGGGGGCTGCGCGTGGTGGGCGGTGAGCTCGTGGTGCACGTGGATGAGACGGGCAACCTCTACGCTCTCAATGGCACCGTCCGCCCGGGCGAGACCGCGGCGTCCAAGGCGAGCGTGGCGCCCGAGGCCGCGCTCGAGGCGGCCGTGGCGGGCTCGTCCGCGCTCGGTGCCGCGGCCCAGGGCCCGGCGAAGCTGGTCTACGTGCTGCCCGAGCATGCCCAGGAGCCGCGGCTGGCCTATGAGGTCCGCGTGACGGGGGCGCGCGCGGGCATGCCCGCCGATGATCTCGTCTACGTGGACGCGCGGCGCGGCGTCATCCTGCTCGTCAATCCCCGCGTCCATTCGGCCCTCAACCGCAAGGTGCACTCGGCCAACAACGGCACCTCCACGCCGGGCACGCTCAAGCGCTCCGAGGGGCAGGCCGCCGTGGGTGACGCCCATGTCGACACGAACTACGACATGCTGGGCACCACCTACAATTGTTACAAGACGCTCTTCAATCGCGACTCGTACGACAACGCGGGCGCCACGCTGATCAGCACCGTCCATTATGACACCGAGTACGTCAACGCCTACTGGGATGGTACCCAGATGGTGTACGGGGATGGCGATGGCGTGAATTCCATCGAGCTCGGCCTGGATCTGGACGTGACGGTGCACGAGCTCACCCACGCCGTGACGGACTCCGAGTCGGACCTCGTCTACTCGGGGGAGTCGGGCGGCCTCAACGAGTCCATGTCCGATATCTTCTCCGGCGTGTGCGAGAGCTGGTCGCGTGGCTGGTCCGTGGACGCGGACGTCTTCAAGGTGGGCGAGGACATCTGGACGCCGGGCACGGCGGATGACGCCCTGCGCTACATGGACGATCCGTTCCTGGATGGGGACTCGCTCGACTTCTACGGGGACTACTCCCCGGGCGTGGACGTGCACTACAGCTCGGGCATCAGCAACCTGGTGTTCGCGCTGCTGTCCAAGGGAGGCACCCACCCGCGCGGCAAGACGACCCAGAACGTGACGGCGATTGGTCCGGAGAAGGCCGGCCGCATCTTCTACAAGGCCAACACGGATCTCTTCACCTCCAGCACCACCTTCGAGCAGGCCAAGACATACACCGTCCAGGCCGCCGAGGCGCTCTTCGGCGTGGGCTCGGCCGAGGCCGCCGCGGTGAGCGCCGCGTGGCTGGCCGTGGGCGTGCCCCCGCCGCCGCCCGTCACCACCCCGTTGACCAATGGCGTGCCCGTGAGCGGTCTGTCCGGCAGCACGGGCAACAAGAAGTACTACACGCTGGAGGTGCCCGCCGGTCTGCCCAACGTGGTGTTCGACCTGAGCGGCGGCTCGGGCGACGCGGACCTGTATGTGAAACAGGGCTCGGTGCCGACGACGGGCTCGTATGACTGCCGCTCGTTCAAGATTGGCAATACGGAGAACTGCACCTTCTCCAGCCCGGCGGCGGGCACCTGGTATGTCCTGATCTACGCCTACACCTCGTACTCGGGCGCGAGCCTCAAGGCCACGCATGAGGCGGGGGGCCCCGTGTCCGTGAGTGTCAGCGGCTCGCCGAGCCAGGGCCAGCGCATCTTCCATGGCCCGTACAGCGTGGTGGCGGGGACGACCTTCAAGGTGGTGATGTCGGGCACGGGCGACCCCGACCTGTACGTCCGCTTCGGCTCCGAGCCCACCACCACCTCCTACAACTGCCGCCCGTACTACTCCAACGCCTACGAGCGGTGCGAGCTGGTGGTGCCCGCGGGTGAGACCCGCGCGTACATCATGGTGGATGGCTTCACGGCGGCCACCTACAACCTGGCCATCAACTACACCCGGCCGTAG
- a CDS encoding DUF1615 family protein: MRLVPANVKEREGWAEDVLAALEAHRIHPSLEAVCSVLAVIEQESGFQANPAVPGLARIVQQRLDTYADKLGPFGPPAIAALLGGKAPGEKRTFAQRLEQVRTERDLDRVFRELLEYYETEFPSTYTAAKLASALFQSGRLEDLNPITTAGSMQVSVRFSEELAGEDDERAQRRVREELYTRGGGVYYGTARLLGYEAHYSDPVYRFADYNAGFYASRNAALQSQVSRLTGIELVADGDLLAYDKQGEPLDTDSHSLEAILTFRRRYAPDLSERRVRKDVREEKTLAFEETDTWSAIKRAYQEVTGQPPEYARLPSVVIRSPKLSGDRSTAWFAQSVNKRFQRCLGRAMPATK; the protein is encoded by the coding sequence GTGCGACTGGTACCCGCGAACGTGAAGGAGCGGGAGGGTTGGGCGGAGGACGTCCTGGCGGCCCTGGAGGCCCACCGCATCCATCCCTCGCTCGAGGCGGTGTGCTCGGTGCTCGCCGTCATCGAGCAGGAGTCGGGCTTCCAGGCCAACCCGGCGGTGCCGGGCCTGGCACGCATCGTCCAGCAGCGGCTGGACACCTATGCGGACAAGCTGGGTCCCTTCGGCCCTCCGGCGATCGCGGCCCTCCTCGGGGGCAAGGCGCCTGGAGAAAAGCGGACGTTCGCGCAACGCCTGGAGCAGGTGCGCACGGAGAGGGATCTGGACCGCGTCTTCCGGGAGCTGTTGGAGTACTACGAGACGGAGTTTCCCAGCACCTACACCGCGGCGAAGCTGGCCAGCGCCCTCTTCCAGTCCGGACGGCTGGAGGACCTCAACCCCATCACCACCGCGGGCTCCATGCAGGTGAGTGTGCGCTTCTCCGAGGAGCTGGCGGGAGAAGACGATGAGCGCGCACAGCGGCGGGTGCGAGAGGAGCTCTACACACGTGGGGGCGGGGTGTACTACGGCACCGCCCGACTGCTTGGCTACGAGGCCCACTACTCCGACCCCGTGTACCGCTTCGCGGACTACAACGCGGGCTTCTACGCCTCGCGCAACGCGGCGCTCCAGAGCCAGGTGAGCCGGCTCACCGGCATCGAGCTGGTGGCGGATGGAGATCTGCTCGCCTACGACAAACAGGGCGAGCCCCTGGACACGGACAGCCACAGCCTGGAGGCGATCCTCACCTTCCGGCGGCGCTACGCCCCGGACCTGAGCGAGCGACGGGTGCGCAAGGACGTGCGCGAGGAGAAGACGCTCGCCTTCGAGGAGACGGACACCTGGAGCGCCATCAAGCGCGCGTACCAGGAGGTGACGGGCCAGCCCCCGGAGTACGCGCGGCTGCCGTCGGTGGTCATCCGCAGCCCCAAGCTCAGCGGGGACCGCTCCACGGCGTGGTTCGCCCAGTCGGTGAACAAGCGATTCCAGCGGTGCCTGGGGCGCGCCATGCCCGCGACGAAGTAG
- a CDS encoding M16 family metallopeptidase, giving the protein MFKQKLYITGLVLLAGTSACAQGRAAAAGTAASTPAAKAGEQIQERTLKNGLKVIVWPVPANPSVSLYNWFRVGSRNERPGITGLSHFFEHMMFNGAKKYGPGEFDRVMEAHGGRNNAYTSEDVTVYQDWFPRSALETIFELEADRLSSLSIDPKVVESERGVVYSERRSSVDNDNSGLLMEQVQATAFVAHPYQIPVIGWPSDIEGWTQEDLERYFRTYYAPNNATLLVVGAVTPSDIFALAEKYLEPIPAQPAPEPVHTVEPVQQGERRVVVRKLAQAPLVQMAFHGLRGRDAEAPALDLLVRILTEGDSSRLHRRLVEEERVAIRVQGSRGAGFDPSLTWVLVDLPPGGDPARVEALLDEELARVGTTEVTDAELRKAKNIAVADFWRYLETNSGRAQALGTYEVFHGDWKELFRAPERYEAVTREQVRRVAAKVFGRDNRTVGVLVPETASSEAEQKQEAAR; this is encoded by the coding sequence ATGTTCAAACAGAAGTTGTACATCACGGGGTTGGTCCTGCTCGCCGGGACGTCGGCGTGTGCGCAGGGACGGGCCGCGGCGGCCGGGACGGCGGCCTCCACCCCCGCGGCGAAGGCGGGGGAGCAGATCCAGGAGCGGACGCTGAAGAATGGCTTGAAGGTCATCGTCTGGCCCGTGCCCGCCAATCCCAGTGTCTCGCTCTATAACTGGTTCCGTGTGGGCAGCCGCAACGAGCGGCCCGGCATCACCGGCCTGTCCCACTTCTTCGAGCACATGATGTTCAACGGCGCGAAGAAGTATGGGCCCGGTGAGTTCGATCGGGTCATGGAGGCGCATGGCGGCCGCAACAACGCCTACACCTCCGAGGACGTCACCGTGTACCAGGACTGGTTTCCGCGCTCGGCGCTGGAGACCATCTTCGAGCTGGAGGCGGATCGGCTCTCGAGTCTGTCGATCGATCCCAAGGTGGTGGAGAGCGAGCGGGGCGTCGTCTACTCCGAGCGGCGCTCCAGCGTGGACAACGACAACTCCGGTCTGCTCATGGAGCAGGTGCAGGCCACCGCCTTCGTGGCGCACCCCTACCAGATTCCCGTCATCGGCTGGCCCTCGGACATCGAGGGCTGGACGCAGGAGGACCTGGAGCGCTACTTCCGCACCTACTACGCGCCCAACAACGCCACGCTCCTCGTCGTGGGCGCGGTGACACCCTCGGACATCTTCGCCCTGGCGGAGAAGTACCTCGAGCCCATCCCCGCCCAGCCCGCGCCCGAGCCCGTGCACACCGTGGAGCCCGTGCAGCAGGGCGAGCGCCGGGTGGTGGTGCGCAAGCTCGCGCAGGCCCCCCTCGTGCAGATGGCCTTCCACGGTCTGCGCGGCCGGGACGCGGAGGCTCCGGCGTTGGATCTCCTGGTGCGCATCCTCACCGAGGGCGACTCCTCGCGGCTGCACCGGCGGCTGGTCGAGGAGGAGCGGGTGGCCATCCGCGTGCAGGGCTCCCGGGGCGCGGGGTTCGACCCGTCGTTGACCTGGGTGCTCGTGGACCTGCCTCCGGGCGGAGATCCGGCCCGGGTGGAGGCGCTGCTCGACGAGGAGCTCGCCCGGGTGGGCACCACGGAGGTCACCGACGCGGAGCTGCGCAAGGCCAAGAACATCGCCGTGGCGGACTTCTGGCGTTACCTGGAGACGAACAGCGGTCGGGCCCAGGCCCTGGGCACCTACGAGGTGTTCCACGGCGATTGGAAGGAGCTGTTCCGCGCGCCCGAGCGCTATGAGGCGGTGACGCGCGAGCAGGTACGGCGGGTGGCCGCCAAGGTGTTCGGCCGGGACAACCGCACGGTGGGCGTGTTGGTGCCCGAGACGGCCTCGAGCGAGGCGGAGCAGAAGCAGGAGGCGGCGCGATGA
- a CDS encoding Imm52 family immunity protein, with product MHEWYYVGGYWGPRKETALECARRAELFFHMLARCDSTFTQWYRGGRGAPRSLPGHPVRPEVAEWEELFLRGRLRTDVGKKVIEEFGFVEYVWNAKTRERTRVEFSCGAYSRGAVNTCLLRPPEVGPLRERILSAPLLAEVLTSLATAWDPDFAIAGSNEMVRLVRKRKGEVRVGWLTYLSRRLGTVPPLPAPVRIEPVGTLGWLLVLSPEPMSASNPEHVAFTSRVRELLDRAGLIRRPDPVTGEE from the coding sequence ATGCACGAATGGTACTACGTGGGAGGATACTGGGGTCCTCGGAAGGAGACGGCGCTGGAGTGTGCCCGGCGCGCGGAACTCTTCTTTCACATGCTGGCGCGGTGTGACTCCACTTTCACCCAGTGGTACCGGGGGGGACGTGGCGCCCCTCGTTCGCTGCCAGGCCACCCCGTTCGCCCAGAGGTGGCGGAGTGGGAGGAGTTGTTCCTGCGCGGAAGGCTTCGCACGGACGTCGGCAAGAAGGTCATCGAGGAGTTTGGCTTCGTGGAATACGTCTGGAATGCGAAGACCAGGGAGCGAACTCGCGTTGAATTCAGTTGCGGTGCTTACTCCCGTGGGGCGGTGAACACGTGCCTGCTCAGGCCGCCCGAGGTCGGCCCGCTGCGGGAGCGGATCCTGAGTGCCCCGCTGCTGGCCGAGGTGCTCACCAGTCTGGCCACCGCGTGGGATCCCGACTTCGCCATCGCTGGTTCGAACGAGATGGTACGGCTCGTCCGGAAACGGAAAGGGGAAGTGCGGGTGGGTTGGCTGACGTACCTGTCGCGCCGGTTGGGCACGGTGCCACCTCTGCCCGCCCCCGTGCGCATCGAGCCGGTGGGGACTCTGGGCTGGCTCCTCGTCCTGTCCCCCGAGCCCATGAGCGCGAGCAACCCCGAGCACGTGGCCTTCACCTCTCGTGTGCGCGAACTGCTCGACCGCGCCGGTCTCATCCGACGTCCGGACCCCGTGACCGGTGAGGAATGA
- a CDS encoding M16 family metallopeptidase has protein sequence MKGWTKTALVLGLTASMAGAQQPPAAAPKPQTVQRDAARDSVKLPKARVLTLKNGALVQLVEKHDVPLVSFSARLRGGALGDPEGKEGLAALTAELLQKGAGTRDARQFAEAVDSVGGSLAVSPGRESLDVMGQFTSRDTALMVELLADMLQRPRFDPAELEKTRARMVSELAAEKDGDLRGLIGTYFHAFHFGAHPYGRPLGGSEASLAPLQREDVLAYARAHLGGDRLILSVVGDFDAKQLASRLEKALGGWARAASPAPVAPPTQPSKGRRVLLVDKPDATQTYFWVGNTGISRTDPSLVDVSLANTALGGRFTSLLNTALRIKSGLTYGAGSAVITATQPGVFAVSSYTKTESTAQALDLTLEVLTRYREQGMDAAALASIQEYMLGQFPPTLETSLQLATKFSELAFYGLDARDVDDFATRVSSADPKRVLTALQRVVPASEDLTLVLIGKAADIREAARKYGPVTEMRLSDPVFAPLRTGR, from the coding sequence ATGAAGGGGTGGACGAAGACGGCGCTCGTGTTGGGACTCACGGCGTCCATGGCGGGAGCCCAGCAGCCTCCGGCGGCCGCACCGAAGCCCCAGACGGTCCAGCGCGACGCGGCGCGCGACTCGGTGAAGCTGCCGAAGGCCCGGGTGCTGACGCTGAAGAACGGTGCCCTGGTGCAGTTGGTGGAGAAACACGACGTGCCGCTCGTGTCCTTCAGCGCGCGGCTGCGCGGCGGCGCCCTGGGAGATCCCGAGGGCAAGGAGGGCCTGGCCGCGCTCACCGCCGAGCTGCTCCAGAAGGGCGCCGGCACGCGCGATGCCCGCCAGTTCGCCGAGGCGGTGGACAGCGTGGGCGGCTCGCTCGCGGTGTCCCCGGGCCGCGAGTCGCTCGACGTGATGGGGCAGTTCACGTCGCGCGACACCGCGCTCATGGTGGAGCTGCTCGCGGACATGCTCCAGCGGCCCCGGTTCGACCCGGCCGAACTGGAGAAGACGCGCGCGCGCATGGTGTCGGAGCTCGCCGCGGAGAAGGATGGAGATCTGCGCGGCCTCATCGGCACCTACTTCCATGCCTTCCACTTCGGCGCGCACCCGTACGGGCGGCCCCTGGGGGGCAGCGAGGCGTCCCTGGCTCCGCTCCAGCGCGAGGACGTGCTGGCCTATGCCCGGGCGCACCTGGGGGGCGATCGGCTCATCCTCTCCGTGGTGGGGGACTTCGATGCGAAGCAGCTCGCGTCGCGGCTCGAGAAGGCGTTGGGCGGCTGGGCCCGCGCGGCCTCTCCGGCTCCCGTGGCGCCTCCCACCCAGCCCTCCAAGGGACGGCGCGTGCTGCTGGTGGACAAGCCCGACGCCACGCAGACGTACTTCTGGGTGGGCAACACCGGCATCTCCCGCACGGATCCCTCGCTCGTGGACGTGTCCCTGGCCAACACGGCGCTCGGGGGCCGCTTCACCTCGCTGCTCAACACCGCGCTGCGAATCAAATCCGGCCTCACCTACGGCGCGGGCTCCGCGGTGATCACCGCCACGCAGCCGGGCGTCTTCGCCGTGTCCTCGTACACGAAGACGGAGTCCACCGCCCAGGCATTGGATCTCACCCTGGAGGTGCTCACCCGCTACCGCGAGCAGGGAATGGACGCGGCCGCGCTCGCCTCCATCCAGGAGTACATGCTGGGCCAGTTCCCGCCCACCCTGGAGACGAGCCTGCAACTGGCCACGAAGTTCTCCGAGCTCGCCTTCTACGGCCTGGACGCGCGGGACGTGGACGACTTCGCCACCCGGGTGTCCAGCGCGGATCCGAAGCGTGTGCTCACCGCGCTCCAGCGGGTGGTGCCCGCCTCGGAGGACCTCACCCTGGTGCTCATCGGCAAGGCCGCGGACATCCGCGAGGCGGCGCGCAAGTACGGCCCCGTCACCGAGATGCGCCTGAGCGATCCCGTCTTCGCTCCTCTCCGGACGGGCCGCTGA